From Medicago truncatula cultivar Jemalong A17 chromosome 7, MtrunA17r5.0-ANR, whole genome shotgun sequence, a single genomic window includes:
- the LOC11433569 gene encoding monothiol glutaredoxin-S11, translating into MDKVMRLASEKGVVIFTKSSCCLCYAVNILFQELGIRPMVHEIDQDPEGREMEKALLRLGCTAPVPAVFIGGQLMGSTNEIMSLHLSGSLTQLIKPYQSRSN; encoded by the coding sequence ATGGACAAAGTGATGAGGTTGGCATCTGAAAAAGGTGTGGTGATTTTCACAAAGAGTTCATGTTGTCTATGCTATGCAGTTAACATTCTGTTTCAAGAACTTGGGATTAGGCCTATGGTTCATGAAATTGATCAAGACCCTGAAGGAAGGGAAATGGAGAAAGCTTTGTTGAGGTTAGGTTGTACTGCACCTGTTCCTGCTGTGTTCATTGGAGGGCAACTGATGGGGTCCACCAATGAAATTATGTCCCTTCACCTAAGTGGCTCACTCACTCAATTGATCAAGCCATACCAATCTCGTTCTAATTGA
- the LOC11430010 gene encoding glutaredoxin-C11, translating into MDRVKDLASKKAAVIFTKSSCYMCHSIKQLFYELGASPAVYELENDTYGREMEWALRGNFGCNPSVPAVFIGGKFVGSSKDVISHHVDGSLKQMLMDAKAIWF; encoded by the coding sequence ATGGATAGAGTAAAGGATTTGGCATCAAAGAAAGCTGCAGTTATATTTACAAAGAGTTCATGTTACATGTGTCATAGCATCAAACAACTTTTCTATGAACTTGGAGCAAGTCCTGCAGTATATGAACTAGAAAATGATACATATGGTAGAGAAATGGAATGGGCTTTGAGGGGTAATTTTGGATGTAACCCTTCAGTTCCAGCAGTGTTCATAGGTGGAAAATTTGTAGGATCCTCAAAAGATGTGATATCTCATCATGTTGATGGATCACTCAAACAAATGCTTATGGATGCAAAGGCCATTTGGTTTTAG
- the LOC11433570 gene encoding glutaredoxin-C11: protein MDRVKDLASKKAAVIFTKSSCYMCHSIKQLFYELGASPAVYELDNDTYGREMEWALRGNFGCNPSVPAVFIGGKFVGSSKDVISHHVDGSLKQMLMDAKAIWF from the coding sequence aTGGATAGAGTAAAGGATTTGGCATCAAAGAAAGCTGCAGTTATATTTACAAAGAGTTCATGTTACATGTGTCATAGCATCAAACAACTTTTCTATGAACTTGGAGCAAGTCCTGCAGTATATGAACTAGACAATGATACATATGGTAGAGAAATGGAATGGGCTTTGAGGGGTAATTTTGGATGTAACCCTTCAGTTCCAGCAGTGTTCATAGGTGGAAAATTTGTTGGATCTTCAAAAGATGTGATATCTCATCATGTTGATGGATCTCTCAAACAAATGCTTATGGATGCAAAGGCCATTTGGTTTTAG